A DNA window from Centroberyx gerrardi isolate f3 chromosome 3, fCenGer3.hap1.cur.20231027, whole genome shotgun sequence contains the following coding sequences:
- the LOC139928525 gene encoding elongation factor 1-alpha 1 produces the protein MGKEKLHINIVVIGHVDSGKSTTTGHLIYKCGGIDKRTIEKFEKEAAEMGKGSFKYAWVLDKLKAERERGITIDISLWKFETSKYYVTIIDAPGHRDFIKNMITGTSQADCAVLIVAAGVGEFEAGISKNGQTREHALLAYTLGVKQLIVGVNKMDSTEPNYSQKRYEEIVKEVSTYIKKIGYNPDTVAFVPISGWNGDNMLESSPNMSWFKGWKINRKDGNSSGITLLEALDAIQPPTRPTDKPLRLPLQDVYKIGGIGTVPVGRVETGILRPGVVVTFAPVNVTTEVKSVEMHHEALTEALPGDNVGFNVKNVSVKDIRRGNVAGDSKNDPPQEAAGFTSQVIILNHPGQISAGYAPVLDCHTAHIACKFAELKEKIDRRSGKKLEDNPKFLKSGDAAIVDMVPGKPMCVESFSEYPPLGRFAVRDMRQTVAVGVIKGVEKKAPTSGKITKSAQKAQKAK, from the exons ATGGGGAAGGAGAAGCTCCACATAAACATTGTGGTGATCGGCCATGTCGACTCAGGCAAGTCCACCACCACCGGCCACCTCATCTACAAGTGTGGCGGCATCGACAAGAGGACGATCGAGAAGTTTGAGAAGGAAGCTGCCGAG ATGGGAAAGGGCTCCTTCAAATATGCCTGGGTTCTGGACAAGCTGAAGGCAGAGCGTGAGCGTGGCATCACCATTGACATCTCCCTGTGGAAGTTTGAGACCAGCAAGTACTACGTGACCATCATCGATGCCCCGGGACACAGGGACTTCATCAAGAACATGATTACTGGGACGTCCCAG GCCGACTGTGCCGTGCTGATCGTGGCTGCAGGCGTGGGTGAGTTCGAAGCTGGCATCTCGAAGAACGGCCAGACTCGTGAGCACGCCCTGCTGGCCTACACCCTGGGAGTGAAGCAGCTCATTGTGGGCGTCAACAAGATGGATTCTACCGAGCCCAACTACAGCCAGAAGCGCTACGAGGAGATTGTGAAGGAAGTCAGCACTTACATCAAGAAGATCGGCTACAACCCCGACACGGTGGCCTTCGTGCCCATCTCCGGCTGGAATGGGGACAACATGCTGGAATCCAGCCCTAAC ATGAGCTGGTTCAAGGGCTGGAAGATCAACCGTAAGGACGGCAACTCCTCAGGCATCACCCTGCTGGAGGCTCTGGACGCCATCCAGCCCCCCACCCGCCCCACTGACAAGCCCCTCCGCCTGCCGCTGCAGGACGTCTACAAGATTGGAG GTATTGGCACAGTTCCGGTGGGCCGTGTGGAGACGGGGATCCTGAGGCCCGGCGTGGTGGTGACCTTTGCCCCCGTCAACGTGACCACTGAGGTCAAGTCTGTGGAGATGCACCACGAGGCGCTGACCGAGGCGCTGCCTGGGGACAATGTGGGCTTCAACGTCAAGAACGTGTCCGTCAAGGACATTCGCCGTGGCAACGTGGCTGGAGACAGCAAGAACGACCCGCCGCAGGAGGCAGCCGGCTTCACCTCTCAG GTGATCATCCTGAACCACCCTGGGCAGATCAGTGCTGGCTACGCTCCTGTGCTGGACTGCCACACCGCCCACATTGCATGCAAGTTCGCCGAGCTCAAGGAAAAGATCGACCGTCGCTCCGGTAAGAAGCTAGAGGACAACCCCAAGTTCCTCAAGTCTGGGGATGCTGCCATCGTGGATATGGTCCCCGGCAAGCCCATGTGTGTGGAGAGCTTCTCTGAGTACCCACCACTGG GGCGTTTTGCAGTGCGTGACATGCGTCAGACGGTGGCGGTGGGGGTGATTAAGGGCGTGGAAAAGAAAGCTCCCACCAGCGGCAAGATCACCAAGTCTGCCCAGAAGGCGCAGAAGGCCAAATGA